The following coding sequences lie in one Rutidosis leptorrhynchoides isolate AG116_Rl617_1_P2 chromosome 4, CSIRO_AGI_Rlap_v1, whole genome shotgun sequence genomic window:
- the LOC139841349 gene encoding uncharacterized protein, translated as MKQKRQKKEIKNKEAFNAHELPHVKEKKPRKEKKVDCKWVVHISKFEGAQTWKVKTYHNKHNCLPARVNKNCTFTFLSKQILDQVTVNPKIPTKAIHHHLELTFELNISRMKAFRALDRVKKVIERELLGVDGAFMKQPATGQMLTAVGLECNNGLYPLAYAIVEQENSSSWILWLCDARDKPIITALEYITEYLMKRIAKVVTHASKSDGPLTPTATKLFDLIMKEAHKCTVLWSSGNKYQVNGPHNNQVVVDLEERSCGCRKWEITNTWKQAYGFTINPVNGRSLWTNSNVPNTLFPPKVVKSAGRPKNSKNIAMDEKDPIDNSGKLIRKGKTVKCGKCGKYGHNKRRCGGEGNDGVNFEKKRKMPNEAITSGKKSKDILPKQ; from the exons ATGAAGCAAAAAAGacaaaaaaaagaaataaaaaacaaAGAAGCTTTCAATGCGCATGAGCTACCACATGTGAAAGAGAAAAAGCCAAGAAAAGAAAAGAAGGTTGACTGTAAATGGGTGGTTCATATTTCAAAGTTTGAAGGTGCTCAAACATGGAAGGTGAAAACATATCATAATAAACACAATTGTTTACCAGCTAGGGTTAACAAAAATTGTACTTTCACATTCCTCTCAAAACAAATACTTGATCAAGTTACAGTCAATCCAAAGATTCCTACCAAGGCTATCCACCATCATTTAGAATTAACTTTTGAACTCAACATTTCAAGGATGAAAGCCTTTAGAGCACTAGACAGGGTAAAAAAAGTTATTGAAAG GGAATTACTTGGTGTTGATGGAGCATTTATGAAACAACCTGCAACTGGTCAAATGTTGACTGCTGTTGGTCTGGAGTGCAATAATGGACTTTACCCATTAGCTTATGCTATTGTTGAACAAGAGAACTCATCTTCATGGATTTT GTGGTTATGTGATGCTCGAGATAAGCCAATTATTACTGCACTTGAGTATATTACGGAGTACCTAATGAAGAGGATTGCAAAAGTTGTGACACATGCTTCGAAGTCAGATGGACCTCTAACACCAACTGCTACAAAACTCTTTGACTTAATAATGAAAGAAGCCCACAAATGCACTGTTTTGTGGAGTAGTGGTAACAAGTATCAAGTGAATGGACCTCATAATAACCAGGTCGTAGTTGACTTAGAGGAGAGATCTTGTGGTTGTAGGAAATGGGAAATCACAA ATACTTGGAAGCAGGCTTATGGTTTTACCATTAATCCAGTGAATGGGAGGTCACTATGGACTAATTCAAATGTCCCTAACACTTTGTTTCCACCAAAGGTTGTGAAGTCTGCTGGTAGACCAAAGAATAGTAAGAATATAGCAATGGATGAGAAAGATCCGATTGATAACAGTGGAAAATTAATAAGGAAGGGCAAAACAGTTAAGTGTGGCAAATGTGGAAAATATGGACATAACAAGAGAAGGTGTGGAGGTGAGGGGAATGATGGTGTTAACTTCGAGAAGAAAAGAAAGATGCCTAATGAAGCTATAACAAGTGGGAAGAAATCAAAAG ATATATTACCAAAACAATAa